The window CACCTTCAGTTTCAAGCCTTTCTTGAATTTTTTTGCGAGTTGCGTTATTCCCAACACCTACAAAAATGTCCCAACCATTTATATGTTCAATAGCTTTATCAGACTTCCCAACAACTTCTAACCCCATCGATAATTTAATGTTTTGGTTATCATCTAAAAAAGCAATACTCTGCCATTTATTCATTTTTAATGCGATATCAGCTACAACTTTACCATGTCCGCTAGCACCAATTATGAGAAGTTTGTTTTTCATGATTCCATTCGTTCCTTGTTAGTTCCCTTAAAATGTTCCATCGTCGCTGCAGTTTCTGAGTTGATACCTTCCCTAACAAATACCTTTTTCATCGTTAGAAAAATAATCTTCCAATCTCCTACAAAACTGACATTATCTACATATTCCACATCTAGATTAAATTTATCTTCCCAACTGATTGCATTCCTACCACTAACTTGAGCTAATCCTGATAAACCAGGTCTAACTTTGTGTCGGCGTTTTTGATGCTCATTGTAAAGGGGAAGGTATTGTACTAACAATGGTCTAGGGCCAATAATAGACATATCACCTTTTAATATATTGAAGAGCTCCGGTAGTTCATCGAGTGATGTTGAACGTAGGAACCTACCAAACTTCGTCAACCTTATACTGTCCGGTAATAAATCACCATTATCATCTCTTTCATCTGTCATTGTTCTAAACTTATACATCATAAAGACCTCTTCATTAATACCCGGACGTTGCTGCTTAAACAATACCGGACTCCCTAGTTTAGTTCTTACTAAGATAGCTACTACTAAAAGAACAGGACTTAGTGCTACAATAGCCATCAATGACAATATGAAATCCATCGGTCTTTTTATAAACCTTCTATAAAATCTACCTTTTGAATGACTCATTATTTACACCACAATTTCTTTATAATTTCTACAATTTTCGCCAAGTCGGCATCCGTTATCTTCGTATCAGACGGCAAACAAACACCATTCTCAAACAACTTCTCCGATACATCCGTTCCAACAAAATTATAATTCTCAAAGAAAGGTTGCATATGCATAGGCTTCCAAATCGGTCTTGACTCGATATTCTCAGCTTCCAACGCTTCAAATATATCAATTGGCCTCACTTTACCAGTTAACGTCATTGAGCTTAACCAGTAATTCGGTGCATCCCAATCAGTGTTAGGCATAAACTGGACTCCTTCAAGCTCACCAAGTTCTCTCTTATAAAATTCATAGATATAATTCTTCTTTTCTACACGTTGATCTAAAACTTTTAACTGCCCTCTACCAATACCAGCAACAACATTACTCATTCGGTAATTGAACCCTAATTCGCTATGTTGGTAGTGTCTAGCTTGGTCTCTAGATTGAGTTGCCCAGAATCTTACTTTAGCAATTCTCTCTTCATTATTAGAAACAAGCATCCCACCACCGGAAGTCGTAATAATTTTGTTTCCATTGAAAGAGAAGATGCCATAATCGCCAAATGTTCCAGTATGCTTACCTTTATAGTAAGTTCCTAAACTTTCAGCAGCATCTTCTATTAAAACAACATTATGCTTCTTACAAAGTTCTACGATTCTATCCATATCGGCAGACAAACCATAAAGGTGAACTACGATGACTGCTTTTACTTCGGGGTACTTTTGAAAAGCTTCTTCTAAAGCTTCCGGGCACATATTCCATGTTTCATAATTACTATCTATAAATACTGGAACAGCATTTTGATAGATAATCGGATTAGCTGTAGCTGAGAACGTAAGAGTTGGACAAAAGACGATATCCCCCTCACCAACACCAGCGGCTTTTAATGCTAAATGAATAGCTGCAGTACCAGACGAAAGAGCTGCTGCT of the Bacillus mesophilus genome contains:
- a CDS encoding sugar transferase, encoding MSHSKGRFYRRFIKRPMDFILSLMAIVALSPVLLVVAILVRTKLGSPVLFKQQRPGINEEVFMMYKFRTMTDERDDNGDLLPDSIRLTKFGRFLRSTSLDELPELFNILKGDMSIIGPRPLLVQYLPLYNEHQKRRHKVRPGLSGLAQVSGRNAISWEDKFNLDVEYVDNVSFVGDWKIIFLTMKKVFVREGINSETAATMEHFKGTNKERMES
- a CDS encoding aminotransferase class I/II-fold pyridoxal phosphate-dependent enzyme, with translation MNERIFLSSPHMSDEGYEMEYVKEAFDTNWIAPLGENVNGFERELAEKVGSKAAAALSSGTAAIHLALKAAGVGEGDIVFCPTLTFSATANPIIYQNAVPVFIDSNYETWNMCPEALEEAFQKYPEVKAVIVVHLYGLSADMDRIVELCKKHNVVLIEDAAESLGTYYKGKHTGTFGDYGIFSFNGNKIITTSGGGMLVSNNEERIAKVRFWATQSRDQARHYQHSELGFNYRMSNVVAGIGRGQLKVLDQRVEKKNYIYEFYKRELGELEGVQFMPNTDWDAPNYWLSSMTLTGKVRPIDIFEALEAENIESRPIWKPMHMQPFFENYNFVGTDVSEKLFENGVCLPSDTKITDADLAKIVEIIKKLWCK